The nucleotide sequence attgtatcATTGTAACTCGTCACATAGTCAGCATAAAACTTTGCTGCATCATTGATCAAGGGGTACACTGTGCTTTCCAAGTATTGGTCATCCACTGCACCACTAAGGTATAATTCCCACGCTGCCATTGCAATGGCTGAATTAATGTGGTACTCATAATTCAAACAAGGGCCAGTTGCTGTACAGTTTCCAAACCTTCCACTTGTCCATGGATAAGCAGCGCCTTCGTGACCCAGGGgggtatttttcaaagccTGTTCGTGTGTGTGCACTCTGTAATTTACTATACTTTTTGCGTGGCTAGGATTAAGAGCCAAAATGGCTTTGAACATCCAAAAATCGGTATCCCAGAAAACCATACCCCCGTAACTGTCTGAGCTTAAACCAGCAACTCCGAGTGCTCCAGTCAATCCTTGTGCATCTGCTCGCGTGTTGGCTAGCAAGTGGTAGACTGAAGCTTTAGATCCCAAGTCCAATAATGGATCATTAGGGAATGATAATGAGGGAGCTTTTCCCGTCACCTCCTTCCATGCTTGCACATGAGATTTAAtgatcaaatccaaatattcaaatttttgagaaaccttttttgcaaattgaaGTGTATCTCTTGTGTTTTCAAACTTCGAAGGATTTAGGTCTGTGGAAGCAATGCCAACTgtctttccaaattgagTGGAGTCTTGTGCATTCAATCGAATCAGTGaagtttgttttgtttgtttattgtttgaacGACGGGTAATGTCATCGAGATGAAGCGTTGAATAAATCGCACCTGATATGTAGTCTAGGTTAAGTGGCAGGAATGATACGTATATACCAGAATTATCATGACCAATCAGATTCAACTCACATCTTTGGGCTGTGTCAAAGTTCAACTCATCTATCACATCTAATTCTATTGTATCATTTCCCTTATTCTGAATGTCCACTTTAACTAAGCCCAAATTAATTTCCGACCTATGAGCAAGAACAGTATATTTAACATCTAGTAAGTCTAGCCAAGTAAATTGTGTGGTTACAATACCTGTGGATAAAGACATGTTTTGAACATAATTTGTTATTTCTCCTATACCATCAGGTGAGGAAGGGTCTAATGTATAATTCTTGCTATCGCGATGAatcaccaacttcaatGTCGTCCATTGCGGTACGGCTGATATCACACTTTCATACCCATTTTTTAATAGTTCGGGAAAGTTGTTTCCGGTAGTGTTTTCTTGAAGGTCATAAAAACCTGCTATAAAAGCTCCTGAAAATCTCTTGTCAAATAATGGCCATCCATTGTACAAATCGTCTTTCTTTGAATCCGGTGAATTAGTTAATTGATCATAGGTAAACCCCTGTCCCAAGTTGGGAATTCTACTTCCAATGTAACCATTAGCAACATATGGTTGTTTTTGATACTGgttgtatttggaaaactcAATTGTCCCAACCACATTTAATTCTCGATCGTAAAATGCGTGTTCCGAAAATTGTATCTGACTAAAGATCTCTTTATTTGCAAAACTATTGacaaaatcaccaatgTTTGAGTCTGATTGTTGTAATGTGTACTTTTCTGAACGAGGTAAAACGAATGGAAACGCTTCACAGAATCTCGCATTTAGTAGATGGAGGCTGTAAAATAGTATAATATTAGCAACGAGTGTCATAGATACAATATACACCTTGTTGTCTCTAAGTGATTTCTTGATACCCTCAGTGTTGGAACTATCTTCAATATATATACCATTATTCTCAATGTCCAtaatatatacatatatatatgttGATTGGTGAGCGATAGCACAAAATCAGTATGCAAAGTGGAGTGAGTGTGGTATTTAGCGTTAAGCAAATTTAAGGAACGAAAGGCGGGATCTGTAGCTTTTGCTTCAATaagaaaaatttgagaATTTCATTAAAAAGTGtaagttgttgttgtggtggtgcatcaacaacaacagcaagTAAATGTAAATAAATGTTTAGTAACACAAATTAGGCAACTCAAAGTTCTGTATGGCGTTAAAGAAAGAGTTTGTGTATGTGAGTTGTTGTGAGATTTTATTTTTGgtaacaaacaaaaacttcCTTCAGTTTCGATGTCGTACTTTACATTTTTACGACTTAAAACACCTATTGAAATCTGAAGATTTTCTATTTAAATTCCACGACACTTTTGGCAGACAAATTGCTGATTGATTCTCGAATTCTCCTTTCGAATGGAATGGTGCATCTAAAGCCGGAATAAAGAGCCCATTGGAGTGAAACAATGTATTGTGGAATGGGTTTGCACTAGTAATCACAATTCATCCCGTCTTGAACCGTAGTTTTCCCGAGAAGCCAAACGTTTGCCTTTTGAGTAAATACCCCAACAAGGCAAGCAGGTTACTTTATTAAGGTGTGATGACTGTACagtcaattcttcttgtttaTGAGTCCCCGCACAACACATTCGAATGTTTAGTGAGACATCGTAAAGTACAATTGATATTTCAAAGTTATGGTCAATTCAAGTTATTAGCGGGGTGGAGATCCACCAGGTTTTGACTACACTTTGTcacaattgatttgtttacaGGAAGAATCATGTTGGCGTAGAGATTTTATATTTAGTTACAATATGGTTCAATATTGCAAAAAACTTTTCTTCAGTAACGATAATTTCAGATGTCATCTCATGCAAGGTACCACCTGCTCATCAATGACTTTGGAGGCAATGAGATCCTGGTGGGCTCGTTCCATCTCCACTGATTAAGCGTCCTCGCCATCGCGAAACTATTTTGTctcattattgaaagatCTCATCATTACCAAACGAAGCAAACCCCCCCCATGTAACTGTTTTATTGCAGgtcaacaaattaaaataaaagaTTTGAGAATTATGTAACAATCAGTAGCCGTGCCTAAAGACTGAGTGCTCTCTCAGTTTGATCCAGTTTACATCTCATTCGTGAGGTAGACACATCCAGTCTGATGAGAATCTGCAGACGTGCACAAAAACTCAATTTACCgaacaaatttttttttcttcttcttctcgctttggtgaaaaatttctaATCTGAGTCAGATCCGTCATCAGAAAGCAGCTCAACGGCAAATTACACATACAAGATATACATCAAATAGACTAAGTAGTATCCACGATGAGCTCAACCAACTGCAGATTTTATGAAAACAAGTATCCTGAAGTGGATGAAGTCGTTATGGTCAACGTTCAAGAAATTGCCGAAATGGGTGCATATGTTAAACTTTTAGAGTATGACAATATCGAAGGTATGGTTTTGTTGTCAGAATTGTCAAGAAGACGTATTCGTTCCATTCAGAAATTGATCAGAGTTGGAAAGAATGAAGTTGCCGTTGTTTTGAGAGTTGACAAAGAAAAGGGTTATATTGATTTGTCCAAAAGAAGAGTGTCAGCTGAAGATATTGTCAAATGTGACGAGAGATACAACAAAAGTAAAGCAGTACATTCTATTTTGAGACACTGTGCTGAGAAATTTAATATACCATTGGAAAAGTTATATGAAACTATAGGATGGCCGTTGAGCAGAAAGTATGGACATGCGTATGATGCcttcaagttttcaatcaCTGACCCAACAATTTTCGAAGGTATTGAAGCCCCATCCGAAGGTGTATTGGAGGAATTAAAATTGTACATATCCAGAAGATTAACCCCACAAGCAATCAATATAAGAGCAGATGTTGAAGTATCGTGTTTTGGATACGAGGGTATAGATGCAATCAAACTGGCTTTGAAAGCGGCAGAATCTGTGTCTAATGAGCAAATGCAAGTCAAAGCTAAGTTGGTTGCTGCTCCATTATACTTCCTTTCCGTGCAATCATTGGATAAGAATCAAGGTATACGTCTTTTGGAAACatccattgaaaaaattgttgaaagtatAGAGTCAAATGGTGGTGTTTGTAAAGTTAACATGGCACCTAAGGCTGTCACTGCCACCGAAGATGCCGAACTTGAACGTTTGTTGGAGAGTAAGGAAGCtgaaaataaagatgattctgatgaagaggatgatgaaTAAACCTGTGTGTTACATAGAAACATATATTTGGAAATACAAACTTgtaaattaaaacaattcTTTTTACTGGAATCTATTCagcttttccaaatctggCGATTCTTTCCTGtctcttcttttctgaTGTTTTTTGTATATCCTCACCAGCGGAATTCCCGAAAGGCTCTTCAAAAAGGGGGCCCTCATAAACACTGAGGTCGGtgtaaatctttttcaagatGAGGCTACCCTTGTTGGCTCTGTCAACAACATCCGCGGGCAAGTTAGGAACCATTTCTTCGGGGACACGCAATTCTGTGACAGATTCGGGGACTTTAACATTCTCAAGCGATAGAAGCTCTGGATTACCACTCAAGTCGagtattttcaaattgtttccaaatttaaTACTCCTTATGGATTTCATGTCATTGTACGTTAAACTCAAGTGGGCTAAGCTGTCAGGGAATTCGTAGTTCTCGAGTATTCTAATACCTTGATAGCCAAGcttcaaaactttcaaatttggtggGAGCGTCACATCCCTCAATGTTATAATTTGCTTTTCATTGTCAAAAGACTCAGGATCATTCTCGATATCAAGTACCTCTAAAGTATCCGGGAACACGACATTCTTCAAAGTAGTCAAAAGATTGTCACCCAAATACAACTCTTTAAGGTTTGTAGGGAATTGAACTTTGTTTAAAgttttgatcttgtttCTGTTTAAATACAACGTCTCGATTCCATTTGGTAATTTCAATGTATTGACACTTGTAACACCATCTTCTGTCAAAACCAAAGTCTTGACATTTGAGGGTACTTTCAATCCACGAGGGGTGGTCATTGCCGATTGGAGATTCAAAACCTCAAGCAGCTCGGGAAATTTGACACCAACCATTGCATCATTAGGAATAGATCCAGCATCCAAGATTTTCAACAGAGGAGGAAAAACTACACCCTTTAAGCTTTCGATAGGGTTCATTGCAATGCTAAGTGATTCAAGCTTTGCTGGCCACCTGACACCCGATAGGCTATCGATTCTGTTTGCAGAAACGTCAAGATCTGTCAAGGATTTGGGAAACAAGATGCCATCCAACACATACATTTTATTGCCCAGTAAGTCCAAGGTCTCGATAGAGTTTGGAAAGTTTACCCTATTGAGATAAACAAGGGCGCCTTCTGCAGCCTGGAACCCCTTTAATTTGGATGGGAAAGTGAAATTATCCAACAGACTCAAGAAGTAGTCACCACTGATATTCAAAACTTCCAATGTCTCTGGGAATTTGATGTCGGGAAATCCATCAAGACTGCTATTGGTATAATCtaaaagtttcaaatttatccaaGGTTCAATATCCAGTTTAATTTCTGCATCAGTCTTAGGGCCTAGATCTTCATTATCGAACTTGTCAATGAAGGACATGTGAGTTACCTTAGGCCCACAAATTTCTTCTAGACTTGACATGAACTTTCTATATTGCTTCACATCAGTCGCAGTGTGATCTTTCCAGCTCTTCCCCGGCTTGAAAAAAATGTGACAGCCCACGTTGGTTTTGTCGGTAAGCAAGTGTAAATTATCCTTAAGGAAGTCAATAAATTTGGTCAATGGATCCCATTTTCTTTCCTCATTTCCAACTAGAAGATGAACGTATTCAAAGTCATGTGGGAAGGTAGATTTTCCTTTGGagactttttcaatttcgatAATTGTAACTTCAGTGTTTTTTATGCCCTTTAAATCATCTACAAACCTCACCTTGTGATAATCCTTGGCAGGGTCGGTCATGACCACCAAACGATGCCTAAGCTGGGAGCTAGTCATATCTAAAAGCAACAGAAACCAATGTTGTATGTGTCGGGAAGACAAATGGTATGAAAGAGCAGAAGAGGAATGGGGTCCTGATTGATCTGCTTTtgtaaaaataaaataaacaCATAGTCAAGTATGTGTGATGCgtattgtttatttatttttgtaCTCGATATTGTCAATAGACTTTCTACACATCTCCTTCGTAAACAATTATACATTGACTCTATCTATACATCCGTTATGCTATTATTTATGCTTCTTTTTATGCTTTTCCTCCACCTACCGTGAACACATGGGTAAATACGTCAAAGAATGGTACTGAAACTTGAGTGATATCGACCTGATCTGAATCGACCAGTCCATCCTTGTTTATTATCTCATCTCTAGCTTTTAAATAGCCTCTAATTATTAGCATAGTCGTTGCACATGCTAAAAACATAACACCAGTAAATATGGAACAATTTCGGTAACTTGTAGGATCAACTGTAGCCCCATTACCTCGAACAAGCTTTATACCAATAACGGGTGAAAATATACCAGCAACACCCATGATGGACcaaacttttccaaaaaccACATTCATTTTTCGTATTCCAAAAATCTGTGCCATAAGTGGAGCAATGATGGCATATATAGTTCCCATTAAACCACCCTCTATAATGGCAAAAACAACTACCGTGGCATAATTTCTTGCTGGTATCCACATTGCTAAACAAAATATTCCAACAAGGTAGTATGCCACAGTAGCTACTGAAGCAGCACCAAGCTTGTCTGATAAATACCCAACAACTGGTCTACCAAAGAATGACCCCACCTGTACCATTGCAGATACTATAGCACCCTGATGCTCACTGTAGCCTAGACTTTGGGTAAAATTGGCCAATGTATACAATACAATGACGTACCCAAAGATACAAGTCAATACGAAAAAAACAACCAAGTAAAAACCTGCAGTCTTAAACACTGTTGAGTCTatgaatttaaattcaatattATGTTTAGAAGCTTTGCTTTTGGCGGCAAGGATTGCAATCCACGTTAATCCAAACCCTATAATACTTTGTGCACGTAACGCCCAATGCACCCCTGAAtgatcaacaactttttgcatacccaaattgaaaacaacacCTCCCATACCTGACCCCGCTGATGCTATACCACCAGCTAAAACCCTCCTCTTTTTAAACCATTGAGGAAGTAACGTAAttgaaggaattgaaaGGAATGCTAGGCCAAAGCTTTGCATTAGCCCTTGAGTCAAATACAATTGCCAAAGTTTGGTTGACCAACTTGCCAACATCAAAGCGGTAAATTGAAGACAGTTTCCAGCTATTAAAACTGGTTTAAATCCAAAAACTCCCATGCAAACTGTGATCAATGGCGAAAAGGCAAGACCTACCCCAAATGCAATACCTCCTATGTAACTGTAATCTAGTTTGTCTGCTCCGTCAAAAGTCTGATGTTTTAGATAATATGCAAAATATATGGCGAAACCCGAGTTCATACCCCACGTACAAAAGTTAAAAAGCACACATGCGGCGCAGACAACCCACGCATATCCACCGTCTGTATTTGGGTCATGGTCGTCAAGAACTTCTTTGGGGGGAAAAAGTTCTTCTTCTGGGTctacttttttttcataGCTATTGGAGTTGGATAAGCTAGCTCTTGTATTGTCCTCTGAATAGCCGTCCGATGTCATTTGAATTAAGGTTGTGTGTTCGATGATGCATGTAATGATGACTGCAAGGTGATATACAATTTAAGcttcaaacaacaaacacatGAATGTgacatatatatatatatatatattggAGTATTTATTAGTCTGAAaataatacaaaaaaattttgctTATAACTTAGCGCTTTgctttttattttattcaCAAAACGCAAAATGCTGAAAAATCGGTTAGCGGATCGAGTTCTAAAACGTTGTATTATATTTTTAAACAAAAGAGTTACAGAAAATCTCATGCCACAGTTCTTTTGACCGAATGTGTAATAGATTCCccaaaaagcaaaagaggGGGAAATAGATCAAAACATGACAAGATAATTATTAACACCGTAGACACTAAGCATCAATTTGTGTGACCTCCTAACGTACGACCATGGAGTTGATCTTTCGCATTTCTTTTAAATTGGAATTAGCATTTAACACTGAATTAACATATTTTAAAATTCCCCTTAGTAacatttttttgtttttacTAACACTCTGAATCATAAACGGAATATGAGACCCAAATTCCCTTGCCTGTCAATTACTTTTCTAATTGAAAGGTCCTATCTCCGAGGCTTGTCAAAAGTACACAAGATCTGTCAGAAATCTCTTCGGTTCagtttgtgtaattatttttttcatctaTTGTGAATAATTCCGGTGTAAGTGCGAGGTAGCCGTGGTTAAAGCTAAATGACTTCGACAACCGAGGATTTGATTGACCTTATTATCTCCTTCCAAAACTCTTTATACCAGAGGGTCTGTGGAGTAGGGATAACCAGAATTGCCGAACTGTCAACAATGAATTATTTTctaaattttgcaaaataaaaatcGCGGTGCAAAATATAACCACTGCCAATAGAAAGACTAGAGACAATTGTATCACAATTGAGGTTTTGAGCTGTGAAGGCAACCAGATATACGAAAAGTAGAGAGAAATGAGTCGGATAAGGttagaaaacaaaaaaacaaagcGGGGTGATCCGGGAATCGAACCCGGGACCGCCCGTAAGCCAGAAGCTAACCGGTGAAGGAAAGCTAACGACCCTAAACGAGAATCATACCATCTAGACCAACCACCCGCACTAACGTAGGGCCGTAGTGTAACCTAAATTTAGGTCGATACTAGGCAGagaattgcaaaattcaactaCGCCACAAGCTTAATTTTTCGGAATACTGGAGATATGAAGTTCTTTGTCACATAATTCTTGATCACgtttattcaaaatggtTATTCTTGTGTTTGACGCATGGTCAAGTATAGTTACAAAAGTTCGTTCATTCTCATCGACTCTGAAGGTTTCGTTGAGGTTCTTACAAATTTTCCTCTTGAAGGATGTGTATCAACACTCAGAAATTGTTAACGAGGATCTCCGTTTTATCCTAAATCGGAAAAATAAAGAGATTGAGTAGTAATCTGGAATTCAATAATTACTCAGTGAAgcaatgatttgaaattactAACTGCAACAGgaaattaatcaattgtcATGTAAATCACCTTTTATCTTGAAGAAGGAATTTGAGTCTGAGTTTGTTTGTCTTCAACCTTGAGTGACGGGGGAAATTGGGATTGTGCTCCTTGATGTTGGGATTATGAAATATTATAAAAAACATGGAAACTTTCTTAGAATTCTCTTAGGATGCAAATTGAGATTATATAGGCTAAACTATTATTATCTGTACCTTTGATCTACTCATTATTCTGGTTAATACAATACATGCTTTAGTCAGTTACTTCTCATTACAATTATATTAGTAGTAAACTATTATATCAGCTTCCACTGCAATATCTTAATGCTTCCGCTACTTAGTATAGTTAACTATATTTTCCTGTCACAACAAATAATCGAGTAGTACAACACGGAAAATTAAGTTTTGCTTTAATCAGTGGTAATAAATTTCGATCTTCCTCTTGATTTATTTATCtctgaatttgaatatatCCTCCGTATTGTTGACTCCAATAAGCACTCTAATGTTGGTGAAAGTGTGTTTTGGTAATTGAGTGTATTTTTCGCAAATTAGTCTCTTATTGAAGTGATAAATGTACAATAAAATTATGGAAAAGTTCGTCTCAATTTGGTGCAAAAATTTGTCTCAATTGTTTCGCATCCGGTGTTAACAGTACTTTTACACTTGACCTAAACTTATATCTTCTATTACTGTAGGTAATGTTCAGATACTATGAGCTTTCCCCAACCGTAAATAATGTCACACACAAAACAATTACGCTTACAAAACGTATCAAATGTGATATGACTTCAATAACACCGAAATCAGTTCCAAGAACCATTGCGTAACGGATATACATTTATAAGAGCTCATATACAAACAGAGATGTGTCAATTGAGAGTAATTCATTGTGGAGTTGCAATAAATTGAGTTCAGAATTTTTTGGTCCGGTCTAACTCAAGTCGAAGTGGTCTACCGCGTGTGAGATCTTTTCCATGGTGGCATTCTGAAATTTGTCCCAAGATCAACATAAGCGACTTTCTTGAAGTTTCAGGGCTATCAATGGGTGGGGGATTTGATTTGCAACCAATTCTGACCACACAGCTAtcacaaaaacaattttatttgaaaaaaaaatcaatactTCTCTGCCATCACGATCAAAACCATTTCATccatttatcaatgatatTGAGGCATAAACTACTAaaacatttcttttctgCAAGGTCATATTCTACCGTCAACAATGTTGCACTACTGAAAATACGAAATATTGGAATAATTGCTCACATCGATGCAGGGAAAACTACCACCACTGAGCGAATGATATATTACAGTGGGAAAAGTAGAAGAATCGGgaatgttgatgaagggGATACTGTTACCGATTATCTTCGATCAGAAAGAGAGCGTGGGATTACCATTCAACTGGCAGCCACTACAATACCATGGAACcaacacaaaatcaatataaTTGATACTCCTGGCCATGCTGATTTCACATTCGAGGTAGTTCGTTCATTGAGAGTTTTGGATGGAGCTGTCACCATCTTGGATGCAGTCGCTGGAGTTGAAGCACAAACCGAGAAAGTATGGAAGCAAGCAAGTGTGTTGGGTTTGCCAAGGattgtatatataaataaGATGGATCGTCCCGGGGCTGGATTTAGCAGAACTGTTCGAGAAGTTATACAAAAGCTAGAGACAAGGGTGGTTTTATGCAACCTTCCGTACTTTGAGGTTGCAGCTGATCAAGAGTACATCTTTAAAGGGGTTATTGATGTATTGCATGGTAAATTATTAAAGTGGAAAGAAGAGGACGAGTTTggcaaagaaattgatgttcTTAACTTGGATGAATCCAAGCCTGATCTATATGAAATGTATTGCAAGGCAAGAGAGTCTATGGTGGAGACTCTTGGTGAAGTTGACGAGTCAATCATTGATgcttttcttgaaaatgatgaagattatCTAAAGATTTCTCCTGATTTGTTAGACCAGTCTATTCGAAAAGCCACGGTTGGGAATTATTTGACCCCCGTTTTATGTGGATCTTCATTTAGGAACATTGGAGTGCA is from Candida orthopsilosis Co 90-125, chromosome 1 draft sequence and encodes:
- a CDS encoding Atc1 cell wall acid trehalase, whose protein sequence is MDIENNGIYIEDSSNTEGIKKSLRDNKVYIVSMTLVANIILFYSLHLLNARFCEAFPFVLPRSEKYTLQQSDSNIGDFVNSFANKEIFSQIQFSEHAFYDRELNVVGTIEFSKYNQYQKQPYVANGYIGSRIPNLGQGFTYDQLTNSPDSKKDDLYNGWPLFDKRFSGAFIAGFYDLQENTTGNNFPELLKNGYESVISAVPQWTTLKLVIHRDSKNYTLDPSSPDGIGEITNYVQNMSLSTGIVTTQFTWLDLLDVKYTVLAHRSEINLGLVKVDIQNKGNDTIELDVIDELNFDTAQRCELNSIGHDNSGIYVSFSPLNLDYISGAIYSTLHLDDITRRSNNKQTKQTSSIRLNAQDSTQFGKTVGIASTDLNPSKFENTRDTLQFAKKVSQKFEYLDLIIKSHVQAWKEVTGKAPSLSFPNDPLLDLGSKASVYHLLANTRADAQGLTGALGVAGLSSDSYGGMVFWDTDFWMFKAILALNPSHAKSIVNYRVHTHEQALKNTPSGHEGAAYPWTSGRFGNCTATGPCLNYEYHINSAIAMAAWELYLSGAVDDQYLESTVYPLINDAAKFYADYVTSYNDTIDKFVTNNLTDPDEYANHVDNGAYTNAGIALLMKWINDIGDVLNVKMPEIYTEISQKMYLPTANNSQNITLEYSGMNSSVGIKQADVVLLTYPLQNSLVDDEQAYTNMEFYSGKQVSYGPAMTFSIFSIVAANLASSGCASQSYLHKAMQPYLRGPFAQFSEQNNDDYKSNGGTHPAFPFLTAHGGFVQAVIHGLAGLRHSYAIDDGKISRSLFLDPIALPCLGNGVQYSGIHYDNHTISMNITESTFTIKNEGKTNNRANDYISITIADRNPGRGTYKLNDNEEKSFKLYQPNKNFEDSISECGLATFYNITESAPGDSSFSINDGDNTTRWQAKYNDTTGKVLIDLHSIKNITGVIFNWADKPPKKVTLSKYSDTKFKAVTDFLAKVDFGNPVYKNYRFANPDEKLLNQSDAFEEVHSEDVLISAPFSNKEFEKVLVPVRHNTTSWDINLKTRFLLLEVDSIHNTVPIEDDYGGAKIAEVSFF
- a CDS encoding Sui2 translation initiation factor eIF2, alpha chain, whose translation is MSSTNCRFYENKYPEVDEVVMVNVQEIAEMGAYVKLLEYDNIEGMVLLSELSRRRIRSIQKLIRVGKNEVAVVLRVDKEKGYIDLSKRRVSAEDIVKCDERYNKSKAVHSILRHCAEKFNIPLEKLYETIGWPLSRKYGHAYDAFKFSITDPTIFEGIEAPSEGVLEELKLYISRRLTPQAINIRADVEVSCFGYEGIDAIKSALKAAESVSNEQMQVKAKLVAAPLYFLSVQSLDKNQGIRLLETSIEKIVESIESNGGVCKVNMAPKAVTATEDAELERLLESKEAENKDDSDEEDDE
- a CDS encoding membrane transporter, giving the protein MTSDGYSEDNTRASLSNSNSYEKKVDPEEELFPPKEVLDDHDPNTDGGYAWVVCAACVLFNFCTWGMNSGFAIYFAYYLKHQTFDGADKLDYSYIGGIAFGVGLAFSPLITVCMGVFGFKPVLIAGNCLQFTALMLASWSTKLWQLYLTQGLMQSFGLAFLSIPSITLLPQWFKKRRVLAGGIASAGSGMGGVVFNLGMQKVVDHSGVHWALRAQSIIGFGLTWIAILAAKSKASKHNIEFKFIDSTVFKTAGFYLVVFFVLTCIFGYVIVLYTLANFTQSLGYSEHQGAIVSAMVQVGSFFGRPVVGYLSDKLGAASVATVAYYLVGIFCLAMWIPARNYATVVVFAIIEGGLMGTIYAIIAPLMAQIFGIRKMNVVFGKVWSIMGVAGIFSPVIGIKLVRGNGATVDPTSYRNCSIFTGVMFLACATTMLIIRGYLKARDEIINKDGSVDSDQVDITQVSVPFFDVFTHVFTVGGGKA